Proteins encoded in a region of the Rhodothermales bacterium genome:
- a CDS encoding 2-aminoethylphosphonate--pyruvate transaminase — protein sequence MPTSNTPEKGRDERGKLLFTPGPLTTSRTVKDAMRVDLGSRDATFLEVVRSIRRRLLAIDGLSQEAGYEAVLVQGSGTFGLESVVGSVVPATGKLLVVVNGAYGARIAHMARVLKIATEEQTCAENETPDLADLERRLTADPSITHVFVVQCETTTGILNPTREIGEIVKRHGKVYCVDAMSSFGAIPAQMAASHVDFLVSSANKCIEGVPGFAFVLARREALLAIAGNARSLSLDLLAQWKGLEQNGQFRFTPPTHALLAFHQALVELEAEGGAAARGARYANNHRVLAEEMGRLGFTPYLPADRQSFIITSYYYPEDPQFDFEAFYSRLSDLDYVIYPGKLSKADCFRIGNIGQIFPDDIRGLAAAIAETLEAMGVAALAR from the coding sequence ATGCCAACATCCAACACACCCGAGAAGGGCCGCGACGAACGCGGTAAGTTACTGTTTACGCCGGGCCCGCTCACCACGAGCCGGACGGTGAAAGACGCCATGCGAGTCGACCTCGGCTCGCGCGACGCGACGTTCCTTGAGGTCGTCCGCTCCATCCGCCGGCGCCTGCTGGCGATCGACGGGCTCTCCCAGGAGGCCGGCTACGAGGCCGTGCTCGTCCAGGGGAGCGGGACGTTCGGGCTCGAGTCGGTCGTGGGATCGGTCGTGCCAGCGACCGGCAAACTGCTCGTAGTGGTGAACGGCGCATATGGCGCCCGCATCGCCCACATGGCGCGGGTGCTGAAGATCGCGACAGAGGAGCAGACCTGCGCCGAAAACGAAACGCCCGACCTGGCCGATCTGGAGCGCAGGTTAACCGCCGACCCATCCATCACCCACGTGTTCGTCGTGCAATGCGAGACGACGACGGGAATCCTTAATCCGACGCGCGAGATCGGGGAGATCGTCAAACGCCACGGGAAGGTCTACTGCGTGGATGCAATGAGCAGCTTCGGGGCGATTCCGGCGCAGATGGCGGCGTCGCACGTCGACTTCCTGGTGTCGTCCGCCAACAAGTGCATCGAGGGGGTGCCGGGGTTTGCGTTTGTGTTGGCGCGGCGCGAGGCGCTGCTGGCGATCGCCGGCAACGCTCGCAGCCTCAGTCTGGACCTCCTCGCCCAGTGGAAGGGGCTGGAGCAAAATGGCCAGTTCCGCTTCACCCCGCCGACCCATGCGCTGCTGGCCTTCCACCAGGCGCTGGTCGAGCTGGAGGCGGAGGGCGGCGCCGCGGCCCGCGGGGCGCGGTATGCGAACAACCACCGGGTGCTGGCGGAGGAGATGGGCCGGCTCGGGTTCACGCCGTACCTGCCGGCCGATCGGCAGAGCTTCATCATCACCTCGTATTATTATCCGGAAGATCCGCAGTTCGACTTTGAGGCGTTTTACAGCCGGCTGAGCGATCTCGACTACGTCATCTACCCGGGAAAATTGAGCAAGGCGGATTGCTTCCGGATCGGCAACATCGGTCAGATCTTTCCGGACGACATCCGGGGGCTGGCGGCGGCCATAGCCGAGACGCTCGAAGCCATGGGCGTCGCGGCTCTCGCGAGGTGA
- a CDS encoding aspartate aminotransferase family protein, whose translation MGDTHDELRSEGDLNLSPHRQDWQRVHNDAETARLLAEDAKYFLHQSLSTPCLNVLEACEGSYLIDRQGRRILDFHGNWVHQVGFRHPRVMQAIVDQLQTLPFCTRRYTNEVAVRLAKKLTELAPGDLNKVLFAPGGAEAMSMALKLARSVTGRHKTISMWDAFHGATLDAISIGGEAIFRKDIGPLMPGTEHVPPPNPADCPWDCGGTCRLKCADYIDYVLAKEGDVAAVIAETVRSTPYIPPVAYWQKVRAACDRHGALLILDEIPHALGRTGKMFTVEHYGIVPDMLVIGKGLGGAVFPLAALLTRERFDVAGERALGHFTHEKNPVACAAALATIEVIEEEGLLEQSRLKGNYALERLLAMRERYPLIGDVRGLGLMLGVDLVRPDGSRAIDEAERVMYAALSRGLSFKLTMGNIVLLVPPLTVSYEELDRALDILEACFGDTPFLSSRT comes from the coding sequence CTGGGTGATACGCACGATGAACTCCGCTCCGAAGGCGACCTGAACCTGTCGCCCCACCGCCAGGACTGGCAGCGGGTGCACAACGATGCCGAGACCGCCCGTCTGCTGGCGGAGGACGCGAAGTACTTCCTGCACCAGTCGCTCTCGACGCCCTGCCTCAACGTGCTCGAGGCCTGCGAGGGGAGTTATTTGATTGACAGGCAGGGCCGGCGGATCCTCGACTTCCACGGCAACTGGGTGCATCAGGTCGGTTTCCGCCATCCCCGCGTGATGCAGGCCATCGTCGACCAGCTCCAGACCTTGCCGTTCTGCACCCGCCGGTACACCAACGAAGTGGCCGTCCGGCTCGCGAAGAAACTGACCGAGCTCGCCCCTGGCGACCTCAACAAAGTGCTCTTCGCCCCCGGCGGCGCTGAGGCCATGAGCATGGCCCTCAAGCTGGCGCGGTCCGTCACCGGCCGGCACAAGACGATTTCCATGTGGGATGCCTTCCACGGGGCCACGCTGGATGCGATCTCGATCGGCGGAGAGGCCATTTTTCGGAAGGATATCGGTCCGCTCATGCCCGGGACAGAACACGTCCCGCCGCCGAACCCGGCGGATTGCCCGTGGGATTGTGGGGGGACGTGCCGGCTGAAGTGCGCGGACTACATCGACTACGTCCTCGCCAAGGAAGGCGATGTGGCGGCCGTTATTGCTGAGACGGTGCGGAGTACGCCGTACATCCCTCCGGTCGCCTACTGGCAGAAGGTTAGGGCCGCGTGTGACCGTCACGGCGCGCTCCTCATCCTCGACGAAATCCCCCATGCCCTCGGGCGTACGGGGAAGATGTTCACGGTGGAGCACTACGGCATCGTGCCGGACATGCTGGTGATTGGCAAGGGACTCGGCGGGGCGGTGTTTCCGCTGGCGGCGCTGCTGACGCGCGAGCGGTTCGACGTGGCCGGCGAACGTGCCCTGGGCCACTTCACCCACGAAAAAAACCCCGTCGCCTGCGCGGCCGCACTGGCCACCATCGAGGTGATCGAGGAGGAAGGGCTGCTGGAGCAGAGCCGGCTGAAAGGGAACTACGCCCTCGAACGGCTGCTGGCCATGCGCGAACGGTATCCGCTGATCGGCGACGTGCGCGGGCTGGGGCTGATGCTGGGCGTCGACCTCGTCCGCCCCGATGGCTCCCGCGCCATCGACGAGGCCGAACGGGTGATGTACGCGGCGCTGTCGCGGGGCCTCAGCTTCAAGCTGACGATGGGCAACATCGTCCTCCTCGTGCCGCCGCTGACGGTTTCGTACGAGGAATTGGATCGGGCGCTGGATATTCTGGAGGCATGTTTTGGGGATACGCCTTTCCTGTCATCCCGGACTTGA
- a CDS encoding ATP-binding cassette domain-containing protein: protein MHFSLLDIANATVFRGRNRVFDRLSLRLEAGVNAAILGPNGAGKSTLLKLLCRDIHAVYAEDSYVRVLGKDRWNVWELRGLLGVVSNDLQLDYTGHARGEQIVLSGYYASIDTWPHQTFSPEQKDAAARVMVDLGIEHLRRRPFAAMSTGEQRRFLLARALVNDPQTLILDEPTSGLDLNACFQYLQTIRSLMHAGRTIVLVTHHIHEIPPEIDDVILIKAGAVFARGPKADVLTGPTLSALYETPVTLLEANGYYQAVPG, encoded by the coding sequence TTGCATTTTTCACTTCTCGATATCGCCAACGCCACCGTCTTTCGTGGCCGCAACCGGGTATTCGACCGGTTGTCGCTCCGCCTTGAGGCCGGCGTGAACGCGGCGATCCTGGGGCCGAATGGGGCAGGGAAATCGACCCTCTTAAAGCTCCTCTGCCGGGACATCCACGCCGTTTACGCCGAGGACAGCTATGTGCGGGTGCTGGGGAAGGACCGCTGGAACGTGTGGGAGCTGCGGGGGCTGCTGGGGGTGGTTTCCAATGATCTGCAGCTGGACTACACCGGCCACGCCCGGGGCGAGCAGATCGTGTTGTCCGGGTACTACGCGAGCATCGATACGTGGCCGCACCAGACCTTCTCCCCCGAGCAAAAGGACGCCGCGGCCCGGGTCATGGTCGACCTCGGGATCGAACACCTCCGCCGCCGGCCCTTCGCCGCAATGTCCACCGGCGAGCAGCGGCGGTTTCTGCTGGCCCGGGCGCTCGTCAACGATCCCCAGACCCTCATCCTGGACGAGCCCACCAGTGGGCTGGACCTGAACGCCTGCTTCCAGTATCTCCAGACGATCCGCTCCCTCATGCACGCCGGCCGCACCATCGTCCTCGTCACCCATCACATCCACGAAATCCCCCCGGAGATCGACGACGTGATCCTCATAAAAGCCGGCGCCGTCTTCGCCCGCGGCCCCAAAGCCGACGTGCTCACCGGCCCCACTCTCAGCGCCCTCTACGAAACCCCGGTGACCCTGCTGGAGGCGAACGGGTATTATCAGGCGGTACCCGGCTGA
- a CDS encoding aspartate aminotransferase family protein: MTLTHTERALRVFPAGSNGEFNIPDGMGIVIDRGEGCSLWDTEGRHFYDFSMGWGSALVGHARPEVVEAVVRQAARGSNFAYVTEASLELGEELVRLSPACDQIRFCASGTEATMYILRLARAFTGRKKILKFEGAYHGANDVGVTSLFPQKLQAFPTPEPSSAGVDHAVQDHVLIAPYNDLATTERLIDAYAGELAGVIVEPLHRCLPPAAGFLQGLRDATQRYGIPLLFDEVVTGFRFAYGGAQEYYGVVPDLVAYGKALGGGYPIGAYGGRADIMALVREDGLGYSDRYVWTASTLGGNPISTTAASAALEVFRADGGVYPELHRMGVYLRAGMRRVLETRGIPGQIIGDGPLAQVVFTAETEPVRDYRATRRGDSARSRATMLGLFERGIFLNPMGTKLYLSIAHDEAVCDAFLDRFDDTVGALTR, translated from the coding sequence ATGACCTTAACCCATACCGAGCGCGCGCTGCGCGTATTTCCCGCCGGCTCGAACGGCGAGTTTAACATCCCGGATGGGATGGGCATCGTGATCGACCGGGGGGAGGGGTGTTCGTTGTGGGACACCGAGGGCCGGCATTTTTACGACTTCTCGATGGGATGGGGCTCCGCGCTGGTGGGGCACGCCCGTCCGGAGGTGGTCGAGGCCGTAGTGAGGCAGGCAGCGCGGGGGTCGAACTTCGCCTATGTGACCGAGGCGTCGCTCGAATTGGGGGAAGAGCTGGTGCGGCTGAGTCCGGCCTGCGACCAGATCCGCTTCTGCGCCTCGGGCACCGAGGCGACGATGTACATCCTGCGCCTCGCGCGGGCGTTTACCGGGAGGAAAAAGATCCTCAAGTTCGAAGGAGCCTACCACGGTGCGAACGACGTGGGGGTGACGAGCCTCTTCCCGCAGAAATTACAGGCGTTCCCCACGCCCGAGCCCTCGTCTGCCGGCGTCGACCATGCCGTTCAGGACCACGTGCTCATCGCCCCGTACAACGATCTGGCTACCACCGAGCGCCTCATCGACGCGTATGCCGGCGAACTGGCAGGCGTCATCGTCGAGCCCCTGCACCGCTGCCTGCCGCCGGCGGCGGGGTTTCTGCAGGGCCTCCGCGACGCCACCCAGCGCTACGGCATTCCGCTCCTCTTCGATGAAGTGGTGACTGGTTTTCGCTTCGCCTACGGCGGGGCGCAGGAATATTACGGAGTCGTGCCCGACCTCGTGGCGTACGGCAAGGCCCTCGGCGGCGGCTACCCGATAGGGGCCTACGGCGGGCGGGCGGACATCATGGCGCTGGTGCGCGAGGATGGGCTGGGGTACTCCGACCGCTACGTGTGGACGGCGTCGACCCTCGGCGGGAATCCGATTTCCACGACGGCGGCCTCAGCGGCGCTCGAGGTGTTCCGGGCGGATGGCGGGGTGTACCCCGAATTACATCGCATGGGCGTCTACCTCCGCGCCGGCATGCGGCGGGTGCTCGAAACCCGCGGCATCCCGGGCCAGATCATCGGCGACGGGCCGCTTGCTCAGGTGGTGTTTACGGCCGAGACCGAGCCGGTGCGGGATTACCGCGCCACCCGCCGTGGCGACTCGGCCCGGAGCCGCGCGACCATGCTGGGTCTTTTCGAACGCGGTATTTTCCTGAATCCTATGGGGACGAAGCTGTACCTTTCCATCGCGCACGACGAAGCGGTCTGCGACGCGTTTCTCGACCGGTTTGACGATACGGTTGGGGCGTTAACGCGTTGA